Proteins from a single region of Vibrio sp. DW001:
- the soxR gene encoding redox-sensitive transcriptional activator SoxR yields MKVNPRFFTIGEAAQRCGVATSTLRFYESKDLIRSIRTHGNQRRYHAATLRTISVIRAAQKVGISLEEIKHALNALPDGRQPTKKDWEKMSKNWANTLDQRIAEMKRLKDNLDSCIGCGCLSLKSCRLFNPNDEAALQGDGPRYLIDGAPEKVV; encoded by the coding sequence ATGAAAGTTAATCCGCGTTTTTTTACGATAGGCGAAGCGGCTCAGCGATGTGGAGTAGCGACGTCAACGTTACGTTTTTATGAATCCAAAGATCTGATCCGTTCTATCCGTACTCATGGAAACCAAAGACGTTACCATGCCGCCACATTAAGGACTATCTCAGTTATCCGTGCTGCACAGAAAGTGGGTATTTCGTTAGAAGAAATAAAACACGCGCTTAACGCCTTGCCGGACGGCAGACAACCAACTAAAAAAGATTGGGAAAAAATGTCTAAAAATTGGGCGAATACGCTCGATCAAAGGATTGCGGAGATGAAAAGGTTAAAAGATAATCTCGATTCTTGTATCGGTTGTGGTTGTCTCTCACTAAAAAGCTGCAGGTTGTTCAACCCTAATGATGAAGCGGCTTTACAAGGTGATGGGCCTCGTTATTTGATTGACGGAGCACCAGAAAAAGTGGTCTGA
- a CDS encoding BatD family protein codes for MKSKPNIHTLIITTTSLLLLFLSSLSHAAVIASVSSNSMAKGDIFTLKIVSDNRVDSGDVDFTVLDKEFYMGRPSFSSSMNSFNGTRSTRSEWTLSLAPLKAGRLIIPSFQVKGEKTDPISITSHIDPAVPKSDDFVVYQSQLSKNEIYPGEIAQLNTRLIIKTDARRVQDPLLVPPTALEGLDIEPTGTANRYLSIIDGIEATIIDQSYQVTANKAGQHSITSPKFTATILDRNSQTGTTRLIPVDTDSKQIVLHVLDKPTDFVGTWLPSPNLTLSQKWLDDNGNELTNVEEINTTAGSAITREIVITVEGIAQSQLPNIKVNYPSDIRYYDEQPKIVQDDNQVSMTIKHVLIPKTKGHVNLPSLTLNWWNTVKKQAQTEKLAGLVLAVKPNENPSITLDYNDNQLAQPVQVTTETVVIKEPGIWPYLTVLVSVLWLITLVLLLKKSKHNAPKKPVEDKDTDTFTNLIASIKERDGLRAQANMTLWYKENSGIDQTVKAQIDDELSAMIASIYAEETLSWKEDSLITLLKSAKKNLSRKKTEQPSLAPL; via the coding sequence ATGAAATCGAAACCTAACATCCACACCCTCATTATAACAACCACTAGCCTATTGCTGCTGTTCTTAAGCTCGTTATCACACGCAGCAGTCATCGCTTCCGTCTCCAGTAATTCGATGGCAAAAGGTGACATATTTACCCTCAAGATAGTTTCTGACAATCGAGTAGACTCTGGAGACGTAGATTTCACTGTTTTAGATAAAGAATTCTATATGGGTCGACCAAGCTTTTCTTCTTCGATGAACAGCTTTAATGGCACCCGCTCAACACGCAGTGAATGGACACTATCCCTTGCCCCACTTAAAGCCGGTCGCCTAATCATACCTTCTTTTCAAGTGAAAGGAGAAAAGACCGATCCTATTTCGATCACTTCTCATATTGACCCCGCGGTGCCAAAATCTGATGATTTCGTTGTGTATCAATCACAGCTCAGTAAAAACGAGATCTACCCCGGAGAAATCGCTCAGTTAAATACTAGACTGATCATCAAAACCGATGCAAGACGGGTACAAGATCCATTATTGGTTCCACCGACGGCTTTAGAAGGGCTCGATATTGAACCAACAGGCACCGCGAATCGATATCTAAGTATCATTGATGGTATTGAAGCGACCATTATTGACCAAAGCTACCAAGTAACAGCGAACAAAGCTGGCCAGCACTCTATCACCAGCCCAAAATTTACAGCTACTATCCTAGACAGAAATTCTCAGACCGGCACAACAAGATTAATCCCCGTAGACACAGACTCTAAACAAATTGTTCTTCATGTTCTGGATAAACCAACTGACTTTGTCGGCACATGGTTACCAAGTCCAAATCTCACCCTATCTCAAAAATGGCTCGACGATAACGGTAATGAGTTAACTAACGTGGAAGAAATAAACACGACGGCAGGTTCCGCCATTACTCGAGAAATTGTCATCACTGTGGAGGGAATCGCCCAGTCACAGTTACCGAACATAAAAGTTAACTATCCTAGCGATATCCGTTATTACGATGAGCAGCCCAAAATAGTACAAGATGATAATCAGGTTTCAATGACGATTAAGCATGTACTCATTCCAAAAACGAAAGGTCACGTTAACCTGCCGTCACTCACTTTGAATTGGTGGAACACAGTAAAAAAACAGGCACAAACAGAAAAACTGGCTGGCTTGGTTCTCGCTGTCAAACCAAACGAAAACCCAAGCATTACACTCGATTATAATGACAATCAACTCGCTCAGCCGGTTCAAGTTACAACGGAAACCGTCGTTATCAAAGAGCCCGGTATTTGGCCATATCTCACCGTATTGGTTTCTGTACTTTGGTTGATTACCCTAGTACTCCTTTTAAAAAAGAGTAAACACAATGCACCCAAAAAACCAGTCGAAGATAAAGATACCGACACTTTTACTAACCTAATTGCTTCAATCAAAGAGAGAGATGGACTGAGGGCGCAAGCAAATATGACGTTATGGTATAAAGAAAACTCGGGCATAGACCAGACAGTTAAAGCTCAAATAGATGACGAGTTAAGTGCGATGATTGCGTCTATTTATGCCGAAGAAACCTTATCTTGGAAGGAAGATTCTTTGATTACATTGCTTAAGAGTGCAAAGAAAAACCTCTCCAGAAAAAAAACCGAGCAGCCGAGTTTAGCGCCTCTTTAA
- a CDS encoding VWA domain-containing protein, which yields MSDFIFLTPIWLLALIPLFGVLIWLTKSQSTSELIASHIAEKMGLSPTKSRNKGILLLGLIWLITIIALAGPSIEKVAKPTFSISSARMLILDMSRSLYAQDIKPSRLAQVKYKARDLLSYWDEGSVGLIAYAGDAYTISPLTSDASTLHNLISHLSPELMPYPGADAAKAVELAINNLKQAGYHTGDLVLITDDLDEQETATIQDQLNGLSWSLSILAVGTEEGAPIPMKDGSLLTNSAGSTVIAKTRMRNMQNITRAFSGAFAPVQTTNSDIELIAKATTKIELSDTKKAGQEIEERINNGYWLLLLLILPALMIFRRGVLFVFVISTLSITTPQQVEASPWINNDQQAYKDFESKDFKAALDKFEDTRWKAAAAYEAGDYQTAIDQLKERQEIDSQYNLGNAYAQAGQFEKAIESYQKVLAESPDFSDAKSNLDKVKQAQQQQQQQQQQDKNSQSDNKPTDSSKQNSDNSTQQSDKNNSGPQESQESQESQESQESQESQESQESQESQESQESQDNQENSNNKPSSKSKGESTSASEGNQFQEEQPETQALTEPDNSQAVDPELRKLEQVENARDPSLLIRAQMILQARGKETPKNNSKSW from the coding sequence GTGTCTGACTTTATTTTCCTTACCCCTATTTGGTTGCTAGCGCTCATCCCCTTATTTGGTGTTTTGATTTGGTTAACTAAAAGTCAATCTACATCAGAATTGATTGCGTCACATATAGCGGAAAAAATGGGTTTGTCCCCAACGAAGAGTCGAAATAAGGGTATTCTCTTACTTGGACTCATTTGGTTAATTACCATTATCGCTCTTGCGGGCCCAAGCATAGAGAAGGTTGCTAAACCTACTTTTTCTATTAGTTCCGCACGAATGCTCATTCTAGATATGTCTCGTTCACTTTATGCTCAAGACATCAAACCGAGTCGTCTGGCACAGGTGAAATATAAGGCACGGGATCTCCTTTCTTATTGGGATGAAGGCAGCGTTGGTCTTATCGCCTATGCGGGTGATGCCTATACCATTAGTCCTCTCACATCCGACGCATCGACGCTGCACAACCTTATCTCCCATTTGTCACCAGAATTAATGCCTTATCCGGGCGCGGATGCGGCAAAAGCAGTCGAACTCGCCATCAATAACCTAAAACAAGCTGGTTACCATACAGGTGATCTTGTTTTGATTACCGATGACCTTGATGAGCAAGAGACGGCCACTATTCAAGATCAGCTTAATGGTTTGTCGTGGTCACTATCCATACTTGCTGTCGGTACAGAAGAAGGCGCACCTATACCGATGAAAGACGGATCGCTTTTGACAAACAGCGCTGGCTCAACCGTCATTGCCAAGACGCGTATGCGCAATATGCAGAATATCACGAGAGCATTTTCTGGTGCCTTTGCCCCGGTACAAACCACTAATTCAGATATCGAGCTGATCGCTAAAGCGACAACAAAAATCGAACTTTCTGACACTAAAAAAGCAGGTCAAGAAATCGAGGAGCGCATCAACAATGGTTATTGGCTGCTCTTACTATTGATTCTTCCTGCTCTTATGATTTTCAGAAGAGGGGTTCTCTTTGTGTTTGTTATCAGCACGCTATCGATAACAACACCACAACAAGTAGAAGCCTCTCCGTGGATAAATAACGATCAACAAGCCTACAAAGATTTTGAATCTAAAGACTTTAAAGCTGCACTAGATAAATTCGAAGATACGCGATGGAAAGCCGCAGCAGCCTACGAGGCCGGTGATTATCAAACGGCAATAGATCAACTCAAAGAGAGGCAAGAAATCGACTCTCAGTATAACTTGGGTAACGCTTACGCTCAGGCAGGACAATTTGAAAAGGCAATAGAGTCGTATCAAAAAGTGTTGGCCGAAAGCCCAGACTTCTCTGATGCGAAAAGCAATCTAGACAAAGTAAAACAAGCCCAACAGCAACAGCAACAGCAACAGCAACAAGATAAGAATTCGCAATCAGATAATAAACCTACTGATTCGTCGAAACAAAACTCCGACAACAGTACACAGCAATCGGACAAAAACAATTCTGGCCCTCAGGAATCTCAGGAATCTCAGGAATCTCAGGAATCTCAGGAATCTCAGGAATCTCAGGAATCTCAGGAATCTCAGGAATCTCAGGAATCTCAGGAATCTCAGGATAACCAAGAGAACTCTAATAACAAGCCATCTTCTAAATCTAAAGGCGAATCGACATCAGCATCAGAAGGCAATCAATTTCAGGAAGAACAACCTGAAACACAGGCTTTAACGGAACCGGATAATAGCCAAGCTGTCGACCCTGAATTACGTAAATTAGAGCAAGTAGAAAACGCCCGAGATCCGAGCCTATTGATTCGCGCACAGATGATTTTGCAGGCACGTGGCAAAGAAACGCCAAAAAATAACAGTAAGAGTTGGTAA
- a CDS encoding DUF4381 domain-containing protein yields MTEATAVTHPLSLEAIHLPSVPGFWPFPWGWWSLLASFILTILFVIVIWKWRKRRLRAKKAAIALLSLEKNLITPSGAMEILRQAVLSYYPRGRVAHLSGENWLVFLDSQVKTPIFETHEKEWTTALYQKESRVNRDVLIAQCETWLNAALPPKKGGRG; encoded by the coding sequence ATGACCGAAGCAACTGCTGTAACCCATCCACTTTCTTTAGAAGCGATACACCTCCCTTCCGTACCGGGGTTTTGGCCTTTTCCGTGGGGATGGTGGAGTTTATTAGCCAGTTTTATCCTTACCATATTATTTGTCATCGTCATTTGGAAATGGCGAAAACGTAGACTAAGAGCAAAAAAGGCCGCTATTGCTTTGCTCTCGTTAGAGAAAAATCTGATCACACCATCAGGTGCAATGGAAATCTTAAGGCAAGCCGTTCTTAGCTATTACCCAAGAGGACGCGTCGCTCACCTATCCGGCGAAAACTGGTTAGTTTTTTTAGATTCACAGGTTAAGACACCTATTTTTGAAACCCATGAGAAAGAGTGGACAACTGCCTTGTATCAGAAGGAATCGCGGGTAAATCGTGACGTTCTCATTGCCCAATGCGAAACCTGGCTGAATGCTGCGTTACCACCAAAAAAGGGAGGCCGTGGGTAA
- a CDS encoding GntR family transcriptional regulator codes for MARLPMYRQISDAIREKIGNGEYKVGEALPTEANLREEFSVSRVTVRQALKLLIENGELESVQGSGTYVKASKVNYDIYQQTSFKEKWAHLNVATHSDVIAFEITLPNLSMAEHLNITENERIFYIKRVRYLDDNPITVEETWMPLSLFPDLTYEVMRNSKYDYIENQKGMIIDRSEQEIVPVLPPEKVSALLGIDPSQPIIEKRTRGYLLDGTVFEYSRNYFKSTDYKFTLIAKRHKG; via the coding sequence ATGGCCAGACTTCCAATGTACCGTCAAATTTCTGATGCAATCCGCGAAAAAATCGGCAACGGTGAATATAAGGTTGGTGAAGCCCTGCCTACCGAAGCCAATTTACGTGAAGAGTTTTCAGTCAGCCGAGTCACGGTTAGGCAAGCATTAAAATTACTCATCGAAAATGGTGAGTTAGAGAGCGTTCAAGGCAGCGGGACATACGTAAAAGCTAGCAAGGTAAATTATGATATTTATCAACAAACTAGCTTCAAAGAAAAATGGGCGCATCTGAATGTCGCGACCCACAGCGACGTGATTGCATTTGAAATTACATTGCCCAACCTGAGTATGGCAGAGCATCTAAATATCACAGAGAACGAGCGCATATTTTATATCAAACGTGTACGATATTTGGACGATAATCCTATTACTGTCGAAGAGACATGGATGCCACTAAGTCTATTTCCAGATTTGACTTATGAAGTAATGCGAAACTCAAAATATGACTATATTGAAAATCAAAAAGGTATGATAATCGATCGGAGCGAACAGGAAATTGTTCCAGTGCTTCCGCCCGAAAAAGTTTCGGCCTTACTTGGAATAGACCCTTCTCAACCGATAATTGAAAAACGTACCCGTGGCTATTTATTGGACGGAACGGTATTCGAATACAGCCGCAACTATTTTAAGTCAACCGACTATAAATTTACCCTAATAGCAAAACGCCATAAAGGGTAA
- the mngB gene encoding mannosylglycerate hydrolase, producing the protein MTTSRVHITPHMHWDREWYFTTEESRILLVNNMEEIMLRLESDPEYKYYVLDGQTAVLEDYFAIKPQNTERVKTLVQAGKLIVGPWYSQTDTMQVSGESIVRNMMYGIRDCLQLGDVMKIGYLPDSFSMSSQLPMIYNGFGINRTMFWRGCSERHGTNKTEFLWQSNDGSEVTAQVLPLGYAIGKYLPTDEAGLRARLDKYFPVLEAASVTKDILLPNGHDQMPIQKDIFDVIDKLREIYPDREFHMSRYEEVFEKIEAMRDQLDTIKGEFNDGKYMRVHRSISSTRMDIKLIHAEIENKIVNILEPLASIAWTLGFEYHHGLIEKMWKESMKNHAHDSIGCCCSDKVHAEILNRYILADDMATNLIHFYKRKIVDHMPAQGDCDKLAFFNLMPYERDDVVNTMVTIRAQEFSIFDENGNQVEYFVQDKRQIDPGKVDRQIVHYGNYDPFMEFDIQLNIKVPAMGYTTLHIQANESGTVKVAEQKVDKLENSFYKITVNSDGTLSVFDKETNETFEQVLRLEDGSDDGDEYDYSPSRKEWLLYSNEFDVETRIKREGFQSVADIAFRMNVPENLTEREARTGKNGYVDVKCQVVLKDNSRRIEIRIELDNQADDHRIRVLVPTPFTPEVVVADNQFGCITRPVDDPAMQVWEEEKWKEAPVPIYQLMNFAAVQNDNAGMAIFTNGLREFEVIVGESGVRDTFALTLFRSVGVLGKENLLLRPGRPSGIKIPAPDSQVRGKLVCEFALFGFDGDHICANVMAKAREYVTPIVCYNKIPYNAMKLNVGDQILPLTYSLLNKEEGGAVISVLKKAEDDDALVLRMYNPSETEQLSDDISFTNNVKEWTEVMLDETVKVDAEEVTDGSVGALAQCQAKTFKVKF; encoded by the coding sequence ATGACTACATCACGCGTTCATATTACTCCTCACATGCACTGGGATCGTGAATGGTATTTCACAACGGAAGAATCGCGCATTCTTCTCGTGAATAACATGGAAGAGATCATGCTTCGTTTAGAAAGTGATCCAGAATACAAATACTACGTACTTGATGGCCAAACTGCAGTACTAGAAGATTATTTTGCAATAAAACCACAGAATACTGAGCGTGTTAAAACCCTAGTCCAAGCAGGTAAATTGATTGTCGGCCCTTGGTATTCTCAGACGGATACAATGCAAGTATCGGGTGAGTCTATTGTTCGTAACATGATGTATGGTATTCGTGACTGTCTGCAGCTTGGTGATGTGATGAAGATTGGTTATCTGCCAGATTCGTTCTCTATGAGTTCACAGCTGCCGATGATATACAACGGTTTTGGTATCAATCGCACAATGTTTTGGCGTGGTTGTAGTGAACGTCATGGTACCAATAAAACGGAATTTTTGTGGCAAAGTAACGATGGCAGTGAAGTGACCGCGCAGGTTCTACCTCTTGGATACGCTATTGGTAAATATTTGCCAACAGATGAAGCAGGTTTGCGAGCTCGTTTAGATAAGTACTTCCCAGTCTTAGAAGCGGCTTCGGTTACTAAAGATATCTTACTTCCAAACGGTCACGATCAGATGCCGATCCAAAAGGACATCTTCGATGTGATAGATAAGCTCCGTGAAATCTATCCAGATCGCGAATTCCATATGAGCCGCTATGAAGAAGTATTTGAGAAGATCGAAGCAATGCGTGATCAATTAGATACAATTAAAGGCGAATTTAACGATGGTAAATACATGCGTGTTCACCGTTCTATTTCGTCAACTCGTATGGATATTAAACTTATCCATGCTGAAATTGAGAACAAAATAGTTAATATTCTTGAGCCTTTGGCTTCTATCGCTTGGACTTTAGGGTTCGAATATCATCATGGTCTTATTGAAAAAATGTGGAAAGAGAGTATGAAAAATCATGCCCACGACTCAATCGGCTGTTGTTGTTCAGATAAGGTTCACGCGGAGATTCTTAACCGTTACATTCTTGCTGATGATATGGCAACGAACCTTATTCATTTTTACAAGCGTAAGATTGTCGACCATATGCCAGCGCAGGGTGATTGCGATAAGCTCGCGTTTTTTAACTTGATGCCTTATGAACGTGATGACGTCGTCAATACGATGGTCACTATACGTGCTCAAGAATTCTCTATCTTTGATGAGAATGGCAACCAAGTTGAGTATTTTGTTCAAGATAAACGTCAAATAGACCCGGGCAAAGTTGATCGTCAAATCGTTCATTATGGTAACTATGACCCGTTTATGGAATTTGATATCCAACTGAACATTAAAGTACCCGCGATGGGTTACACAACACTGCATATTCAAGCCAATGAGAGCGGTACTGTAAAAGTTGCAGAACAGAAAGTAGATAAGCTTGAAAACAGTTTCTATAAAATTACCGTAAATAGTGATGGCACTTTGTCTGTCTTTGATAAAGAGACGAACGAAACATTCGAACAAGTCCTTCGTTTAGAGGATGGTTCTGATGACGGTGATGAATACGATTATTCGCCATCGCGTAAAGAATGGCTTCTGTATTCGAATGAGTTTGATGTAGAAACACGCATCAAACGTGAGGGTTTCCAATCTGTTGCAGATATCGCGTTTCGTATGAACGTGCCAGAAAATCTGACGGAACGTGAAGCTCGCACTGGTAAAAATGGTTATGTTGATGTCAAGTGCCAAGTGGTTCTCAAAGACAATTCACGTCGTATAGAAATCCGTATAGAACTTGATAACCAAGCCGATGACCACCGTATTCGTGTCCTCGTACCGACCCCCTTCACTCCAGAAGTGGTTGTGGCAGATAATCAATTTGGTTGTATCACTCGTCCCGTTGATGACCCTGCAATGCAAGTCTGGGAAGAAGAGAAATGGAAAGAAGCGCCTGTGCCTATTTATCAATTGATGAACTTCGCTGCGGTGCAAAATGACAACGCTGGTATGGCAATATTTACTAACGGGTTGCGTGAGTTTGAAGTGATTGTTGGTGAATCAGGGGTTCGTGATACATTCGCTCTTACTCTGTTCCGTTCTGTTGGCGTATTAGGTAAGGAAAATTTACTTCTGCGCCCGGGGCGGCCATCTGGTATCAAGATACCCGCTCCAGATTCTCAAGTACGGGGTAAGTTGGTATGTGAATTTGCACTCTTCGGTTTTGACGGTGATCATATTTGTGCAAACGTCATGGCGAAAGCGCGCGAGTATGTGACACCGATAGTCTGTTATAACAAGATTCCATACAATGCTATGAAGTTAAACGTTGGGGATCAGATTCTTCCGTTAACGTATAGCCTGCTTAACAAGGAGGAAGGTGGTGCTGTTATCAGTGTCTTGAAGAAGGCGGAAGATGACGATGCATTAGTCTTACGCATGTATAACCCATCTGAAACAGAACAGCTGTCGGACGACATTAGCTTTACTAACAATGTCAAAGAGTGGACTGAGGTCATGCTTGACGAAACAGTGAAAGTTGATGCGGAAGAGGTAACAGACGGTTCCGTTGGGGCGCTTGCTCAGTGCCAGGCGAAGACATTCAAAGTGAAGTTTTAA
- a CDS encoding VWA domain-containing protein, which translates to MHFEFMWWGMLFLLPLPILIYFFASPVKENAAITLPYLPNEGSITAPSNLFAKIIAGLIWLLLVLSCARPVWYGEPIESQPKHRDMMLVVDLSGSMDTKDMAFEDQYIDRLTAVKNVLTDFIKKRKGDRLGLVLFADHAYLQTPLTLDRHTIASQLNQAVLGLVGNKTAIGEGIGLATKTFVDSDAPQRVIILLSDGENTAGVLDPLKAAEIAKKYQTTIYTIGVGAGEMVVQEFFMSRKVNTAKDLDESSLTKIAEMTGGEYFRARNQDDLQKIYDTINELEPISGVTQTWRPQTEWFNYPLGIALLLSVVLVVGRKIRV; encoded by the coding sequence ATGCATTTTGAGTTTATGTGGTGGGGGATGCTATTTTTGCTTCCTCTTCCTATATTGATCTATTTCTTTGCATCTCCCGTAAAAGAAAATGCGGCAATAACTTTGCCTTACCTTCCTAATGAAGGGAGTATCACTGCGCCTTCAAATTTATTTGCCAAAATTATAGCAGGATTAATTTGGCTTCTACTCGTTTTGTCATGTGCTAGGCCTGTCTGGTACGGGGAACCGATAGAAAGTCAGCCAAAACATCGTGACATGATGCTTGTTGTCGATCTATCAGGCTCCATGGATACGAAAGACATGGCGTTTGAAGACCAATACATTGACCGTTTAACCGCCGTTAAAAATGTACTCACTGATTTCATTAAAAAAAGAAAAGGCGACCGTTTAGGTCTTGTTCTTTTTGCGGACCATGCCTATCTACAAACACCCTTAACACTCGATCGGCACACCATCGCTTCTCAGTTGAACCAAGCGGTATTAGGGTTAGTCGGCAATAAAACCGCCATTGGCGAAGGTATCGGCTTAGCCACCAAGACATTTGTGGATAGTGACGCGCCTCAACGAGTCATTATCCTTTTAAGTGATGGCGAGAACACCGCGGGTGTTCTCGACCCTTTAAAAGCGGCCGAGATTGCTAAAAAATATCAAACGACCATATACACCATTGGAGTAGGTGCCGGAGAAATGGTTGTACAGGAATTTTTTATGAGTCGAAAAGTTAACACAGCAAAAGACCTTGACGAATCGTCGCTTACCAAGATTGCAGAGATGACAGGTGGTGAATATTTTCGTGCTCGTAATCAGGATGATTTGCAGAAAATCTACGACACTATCAATGAACTCGAACCCATTTCAGGGGTAACGCAAACATGGCGCCCACAAACTGAGTGGTTTAATTATCCATTGGGTATTGCCTTATTACTCTCCGTTGTATTAGTCGTGGGGAGAAAAATACGTGTCTGA
- a CDS encoding transporter substrate-binding domain-containing protein, which yields MMKPLYLVLLTFLILPRSAYSDDKLEYARIAYSPIQSVAERLLTLVYERAGIEMTITQLPGKRASFEAGMGEKDGEIMRILSYGTDKIGLYRIPYPLGYVKTRLYVHKDHQVVDVNRLEECKLAVVKGVRHTNEFAAGNPYIYFFNNVNILMKQLDRGKVDVAVVSEINARYEFKRHPNTNIEPIPELIKVQGGFHYINERHSETIIQIEQVMKEMTESGELLKLWNQYVEELIESS from the coding sequence ATGATGAAGCCTTTGTATTTGGTATTGTTGACGTTTCTTATTTTACCGAGATCGGCGTATAGCGACGATAAGCTTGAATACGCACGAATTGCTTATAGCCCCATTCAAAGCGTTGCTGAGAGACTACTTACCCTAGTGTATGAAAGGGCAGGTATAGAGATGACAATCACTCAATTGCCTGGAAAACGTGCCTCGTTTGAAGCGGGGATGGGTGAAAAAGATGGTGAAATTATGCGTATTCTTTCTTATGGGACAGATAAGATTGGCCTATACCGAATCCCGTATCCGTTAGGTTATGTAAAAACAAGGTTGTATGTACACAAGGATCATCAAGTTGTTGACGTTAATCGGTTAGAAGAATGCAAGCTAGCGGTAGTTAAAGGGGTCAGACATACCAATGAATTCGCCGCGGGAAACCCTTATATCTACTTCTTTAACAACGTGAATATACTGATGAAGCAGCTTGATAGAGGAAAAGTGGACGTTGCCGTTGTGAGTGAAATCAATGCTCGCTATGAATTTAAAAGGCACCCTAACACCAACATTGAACCTATACCTGAGTTGATAAAGGTCCAGGGTGGTTTTCATTATATCAATGAACGGCATTCAGAAACGATTATCCAAATTGAGCAGGTGATGAAAGAAATGACGGAGTCAGGTGAACTGCTGAAATTATGGAATCAATACGTTGAAGAACTGATTGAATCGAGTTGA